Proteins from a single region of Mustela erminea isolate mMusErm1 chromosome X, mMusErm1.Pri, whole genome shotgun sequence:
- the BEX5 gene encoding protein BEX5: MENIPQETKGDEQALVQNENEAHPLGGGEDQEPGGNIRAGWAPPAHDVREDMPNRLVNNLDMIDGDADDMERFMEEMRELRRKIRELQLRYSLRILIGDPPHHDHHDEFCLMP, translated from the coding sequence atggaaaatatcccCCAGGAAACCAAAGGAGACGAGCAGGCTCTGGTGCAGAATGAAAACGAAGCCCACCCTTTGGGAGGTGGTGAAGACCAGGAGCCTGGAGGAAATATTAGAGCGGGTTGGGCCCCACCTGCCCATGATGTTAGAGAGGATATGCCCAATAGGCTTGTCAATAACCTTGACATGATAGATGGAGATGCAGATGATATGGAACGGTTCATGGAGGAGATGAGAGAGCTAAGGAGGAAAATTAGGGAGCTTCAGTTGAGGTACAGTTTGCGTATTCTTATAGGTGATCCCCCTCACCATGACCATCATGATGAGTTTTGCCTTATGCCTTGA